In Paenibacillus guangzhouensis, a single window of DNA contains:
- a CDS encoding carbohydrate ABC transporter substrate-binding protein: MKKILGLVLTASLTLGLAGCGGSTDSNASTASGDSTSSSGETRTLKFAALETAYGTDIWKEVAAAFEKNNPGVKVDMTIDKNIEDLIGPGMKSGDFPDIIHLAVGQPKGLTETFIKDNNLTDLSDVLSMTVPNESVTVKDKLIPGFTDTTITNPYGDGKTFLMPMFYSPCGLFYNAGLFEQKGWEVPKTWDEMWALGDKAKAEGISLFSYPTTGYFDAFFYALLNEAGGPEFFTKAMNYTEGVWQSPEATQVFDTIAKLATYTEKTVPANGNKDNFTKNQQLILDNKALFMPNGTWVVGEMGKAPRADGFKWGFTSLPAVKDGGDRYSYTFFEQIWVPAKAENADLAKQFIAYLYSDEAAAIFAKVGAVQPIKGMSGKLDGDNKLFYSIYDNGAKAAMGAFATTDPVEGVNISDAVFGTVDSLVTGAKTEQQWVEAITKASDALRQALKK, encoded by the coding sequence ATGAAAAAAATTCTCGGTCTTGTACTTACGGCATCATTGACACTGGGTCTAGCGGGTTGTGGCGGTAGTACGGATAGTAACGCGAGCACAGCCTCGGGTGATTCAACGTCTTCGAGCGGCGAGACGCGTACTTTAAAATTCGCTGCTTTGGAAACCGCTTACGGTACGGATATATGGAAAGAAGTTGCCGCAGCATTTGAGAAGAACAACCCTGGCGTTAAGGTCGATATGACGATCGATAAGAATATCGAAGATTTGATTGGACCTGGCATGAAATCAGGCGATTTCCCGGATATTATTCATCTAGCGGTTGGCCAGCCTAAGGGGCTCACCGAAACCTTCATCAAAGATAATAACCTTACGGATCTTTCGGATGTCCTCTCCATGACGGTCCCAAATGAAAGCGTTACCGTGAAGGACAAGCTTATTCCAGGCTTTACGGACACAACGATTACGAACCCTTATGGCGATGGCAAGACTTTCCTGATGCCTATGTTCTATAGTCCTTGTGGTCTATTCTATAATGCAGGCTTATTTGAGCAAAAGGGATGGGAAGTTCCTAAAACGTGGGACGAAATGTGGGCTCTAGGCGACAAAGCGAAGGCTGAAGGCATTTCCTTATTCTCTTATCCGACAACGGGTTATTTCGATGCATTCTTCTATGCGCTGCTAAATGAAGCAGGCGGTCCGGAGTTCTTCACCAAAGCGATGAATTACACCGAAGGCGTATGGCAATCCCCTGAAGCGACCCAAGTGTTCGACACGATCGCTAAGCTTGCTACGTATACGGAGAAGACCGTACCGGCGAATGGCAACAAAGATAACTTTACGAAGAACCAACAGCTCATTCTTGATAATAAAGCACTCTTCATGCCTAACGGCACTTGGGTTGTCGGAGAAATGGGGAAAGCCCCTCGTGCTGACGGCTTCAAATGGGGATTCACTTCGCTGCCTGCTGTCAAAGATGGCGGTGACCGTTACTCCTACACCTTCTTTGAGCAAATTTGGGTTCCAGCCAAAGCGGAAAATGCCGATCTTGCTAAGCAATTTATCGCATACCTCTACTCGGACGAAGCTGCCGCGATTTTTGCCAAAGTCGGCGCTGTTCAACCAATCAAGGGGATGTCCGGCAAGCTGGATGGCGATAACAAGCTCTTCTACAGCATTTATGATAACGGTGCCAAAGCCGCAATGGGCGCGTTCGCTACAACGGATCCTGTCGAAGGCGTCAACATTTCCGATGCGGTGTTCGGTACCGTGGATTCCCTTGTTACTGGCGCTAAAACCGAGCAGCAATGGGTTGAAGCCATTACGAAAGCAAGCGACGCATTACGCCAGGCTTTGAAAAAATAA
- a CDS encoding carbohydrate ABC transporter permease → MKYNKGKGRFIFFCLTPAVILFVIFLIIPTIDVFRMSLYKWGGYTDDKTFVGMQNFTKLFHSDKFYQAFQNSILLIVIVSVVTFAFALVFASMLTREKLKGQNMFRIVFYIPNILSVVVISAIFSAIYDPNSGLLNAFLNLFRGAGSEPTLWLGNQKIVIFSLAGAMIWQAIGYYMVMYMASMANIPESLYESAGLEGASRMHQFFNITIPLIWTNIRTTLTFFIISTINMSFLFVTAMTGGGPDGATEVILSYMYKEAYTNSSYGYGMAIGVVVFLFSFALAAILNAVTRREHLEY, encoded by the coding sequence ATGAAATACAACAAAGGAAAAGGAAGATTTATCTTCTTTTGTCTTACACCCGCTGTAATCCTGTTTGTCATCTTTCTAATTATCCCGACGATTGACGTGTTCCGTATGTCATTGTACAAGTGGGGTGGTTACACAGATGACAAAACCTTTGTGGGAATGCAAAATTTCACCAAACTTTTTCACAGCGATAAATTTTATCAAGCATTTCAAAACAGCATCCTGCTGATCGTCATCGTGTCCGTCGTGACATTCGCCTTCGCCCTTGTATTTGCGTCCATGCTGACACGCGAGAAGCTGAAGGGACAAAATATGTTCCGAATCGTGTTTTACATTCCGAACATTCTATCGGTTGTCGTGATTAGCGCCATCTTCTCGGCGATTTATGATCCGAACAGCGGACTGTTGAACGCATTCCTCAATCTATTCCGTGGAGCCGGATCAGAACCGACCCTCTGGCTTGGAAATCAGAAAATTGTTATTTTCAGTCTCGCAGGCGCGATGATCTGGCAAGCCATCGGTTATTACATGGTCATGTACATGGCAAGCATGGCTAACATCCCGGAAAGCTTATATGAATCGGCTGGGCTCGAGGGCGCAAGTCGGATGCATCAATTTTTCAATATCACGATTCCACTCATCTGGACGAATATCCGCACGACGCTAACCTTTTTCATCATCAGCACGATTAATATGAGCTTCTTGTTCGTAACGGCGATGACAGGTGGCGGTCCGGACGGCGCGACCGAGGTCATCCTGAGTTACATGTACAAGGAAGCCTATACGAATTCCTCGTATGGTTACGGCATGGCAATCGGTGTCGTGGTGTTCCTGTTCTCCTTTGCGCTTGCGGCAATCCTGAACGCAGTTACCAGACGAGAGCATCTGGAATATTAA